The following is a genomic window from Actinomadura sp. WMMB 499.
CGCTGGTGCCGACGGACGGCGCCACCGTCGAGATGCTCGAGAACCTCGACGCCACCCAGCCGCTCGCCCGGGTGGTCTGCGACGCCTCCCCCGCGACCCTGCTCCCGGCCGACGGCGACGCCCTGGCCGCGGCGATCGAGGAGGCGCGGCTGCTCGCGCTGGCCCTGCACGGCGCGACGCTGCTGGGACTGGCGTCCTGGCTGCTCGACACCACCGTCGAGTACGCCGGATCCCGGGTCCAGTTCGGCCTGCCGATCGCCGCCCGGCAGGCCGTCAAGCACCGCTGCGCGAACATGCTGATCCAGGTCGAGTCGGTCCGCTCGATGGTGCTCGAGCTGGCGGGCGCCATCGAGGCCGGCGCCGACGACCGCGCGCTCGTCGCCGCGACCATGATGGCCTGGACGGCGGAGGCGGCCGAGGAGGTCGCGGGCGGCGCCCTCCAGCTGCACGGCGGCATCGGCTTCACCTGGGAGCACGATCTGCACCACTACTTCAAGCGCTGCACCGTCGGCGCCCTGCTGCTCGGCACGGCCGGCCACCACCGCGCGCGGGTCGCCGCGGCACTCACCGCCTGACCTGCAATTCAATTCGACTGAGCAAAACTTTGGTACCCTCCAGTGGAACTGTCGTGCGGTGGATTCAGGGGGGTCGAGCTGTGGCCGAGGGTTCCATCGCGCGGACGCTGCGAGTGCTCGAGGCGGTCTGCGACCACGGTCCGCAGACCCTCAAGGTGCTCAGCGAACGCACCGAGCTGGCGCCGCCGACGCTGCTGCGGATCCTGCGCCTGATGGCGGACGAGGGCTACGTCGCGCAGCAGCCCGACCGGACGTGGCGCGGGACGATGCTGGTCTGGCGGCTCGGCTGCGCGGTCAACACCTCGGTCGGCCTGCTGGCCATCTCCCGCGAGCACACCGACCGGCTGACCGCCGAGCTGGACGAGACCTCGGTGTACGCCGTCTACGAGCAGGGCGCGGTGACCTACGCGGCCCACTCGGAGCCGATCAAGCCGGTCCGGGCGCACGTCCGGCTCGGCCAGCGCTACCGGCTCCTCGCGGTCACCACCGGCCAGGCCGTGCTGGCGCAGCTGGACGGGTCGTTCGTCGAGCAGGCCCTCGCCGAGCAGGCCGCGAGCGGGGACGCCCGCGACCCCGAGCAGGTCGCGGCCATGCTGGCCGAGATCCGGAAGCGCGGCTACGCGGCCGGTCCCGGCGTGCGCTGGCCCGACCTGTGGGGATGCGCCGCGCCCGTGTTCGACGCCACCGGAGACGTCGTGGGCGCCCTCGGCGTGTCCATCCCGACCGCGCGCGCCGAGGAGATCAGCGACCGGGTCGTCGCCCGCGTGCTGCAGGAGGCGGACGCCATGAGCACCCGCCTCGGCCGGCCGGCGGTCGTCCGGGAGGTCTGACCCGGCCCGCACGACCAGCCCGCACGACCCACCGCACGCACGACCCACCGCACACGCGGCCCCCGCCGCGCCGTCCCCGGACGGCGCGGCGGGGGCTTTCACGTGCCACCCTCGCCGGATCGGGCGAGCGGATCAGGTCAGCTGGAGCGTCCGGGCGATGATGCCCTTCATCACCTCGCTGGTCCCGCCGTAGATGCGGGCGACCCGCGCGTCGGCGTACATCCGGCAGATGTCCTGCTCCCAGACGTAGCCGTAGCCGCCGTGCAGTTGGAGGCAGGCATCGGTCACACGGCCGTGCAGCTCGGTGCAGAACAGCTTGACCTGCGCCGCCGCCGGCGGGGAGAGCTCCCCGCGCTCGTGCCGGGCCATGGCCTGGTCGACCAGTGCCTGGCCCGCCGCGATCTGCGTCGCCTGCTCGGCGAGGACGAACCTGGTGTTCTGGAACCCGCCGAGCCGCTGCCCGAACACCTCCCGGTCGCGCACGTAGTCGCAGGTCAGGTCCAGTGCCGCGACGGCCTGGGCCTGCGAGTTGACCGCGATGGACAGCCGCTCCTGGGCCAGGTGGGAGGACAGGTAGCGGAACGCCTCGCCCTCCTCCCCGAGGACGTTCGCCGCGGGGACGCGCACGTCGTCGAAGAACAGCTCGTTCGTGTCCTGGGCCCTGAGGCCGAGCTTGTCGAGCTTGGCGCCCCGGGTGAAGCCCGGCATGCCCGCCTCCACGACGACGATGGTCAGCCCGGCGCGACGGTCGTCCTCGGACGACGAGGAGCGGGCGACCACGAGGACCAGGTCCGACTGGGCGCCGCCGGTGATGAAGGTCTTCGCGCCGTTGAGGATCCAGTCGTCGCCGTCCCGGCACAGTGTCGTGCGCATGCCGGCCAGGTCGGAGCCCGTGCCGGGCTCGGTCATGGCGATCGACGTCATCAGCTCGCCGCTCGCCATCCCCGGGAGCCAGCGGCGCTTCTGCTCGCCGGTCGCCAGGGACAGCATGTACGGCGTGACCACGTCGGTGTGCACGCGCAGCGAGCCCAGGGTCACCCGCTCGTAGGCGACCCGCTCGGTCACGACGCAGTTGAAGAGGAAGCCGTCCTGGCCGCCGCCGCCGTACTCCTCCGGGATCTGCAGGCCGACCAGGCCGAGCTTCCCGGCCGCAAGGTAGACGTCCCGGTCCACCATCCCCGCGGCCTCGAACCCGGCGACGCGCGGCGCGACGTCGTTGCGCAGGAAGGCGCCGACCGTCTCGCCGAAGTCCCGGTGCTCGGCGGCGTAGACCGTCCGGTCCAGCTGGGGTCGCAGGGACACGTCACCTCCTCCGCTGGCTGCCGCTGACGCCCAGCACCTGGGCGCCCAGGACGTTGCGCATCACCTCGGGCGTCCCGCCGCCCATCGTCAGGCCGCGCCCGTCCCGGAAGTAGCGCTCCACCGGCCAGCGGCGGGAGTAGCCGCGCGCGCCGTGGACGCCGATGGCCGCGTTGGTGACCCGCTGCACCATCTCGCTGCTGTGCAGCTTGGCCATGAGTGTCTCCGTCTGGTCCGGGAAGCCGTCGTTCCCGCTGCGGGCGGCCCGCCACAGCAGCATGCGCGCGGTGTGCACGTCCAGCGCCATGTCGGCGATCTTCCACTGCAGTCCCTGGAACTCCGCGAGCGGGCGGCCGAACTGGCGGCGGGCGTTGAGGTGGCCGACGCTCGCGTCCAGGGCGGCCTGCCCGAGCCCCGTGCACATCGCGGCGTTGCCGCACCGCTCGGGGTTGAACTGGTTGACCAGGATGCCGGTGCCCTTCTTGGAGTGCTCCTCGGGCATGACCAGGACGTCCTCCGGGTCGACGCGGACGCCGTCGAAGTGCACGAGGCACTCGGCGACGCCCCGGATCCCCATCTTCGGGTCGATGTGGAACTCGCCCATCCCGTCGGGCCGCCCGGTGAGCACCACGGCACCGATGCCGTAGGGCCCGGCGGTTCCGGCGAGCCGGGCGAACACGATGATGGTGTCGGCGACGTGGCCGCCGGTGATCCAGCACTTGGTGCCGGTCAGCCGGAACCCGTCGCCGTCCGGGGTCAGGGTGGCCCGCAGGTCGGTGCCGGCGCTCCCGGCGGCCGGCTCGCTCATCGCGATCGCGAAGTGGTTCGTGCCGTCCGCCACCCCGGGGAGCAGCCGGTCCTTCATCTCCTCGGTGCCGAGCACGCTGATCGCGCGCCACGGCCCGTTCAGGAACGGCTGGACCGACATCGCGGTGCTCAGGCAGGCGCGCGCCAGCTCCTCGACCACGATGCATCCTTCGAGCAGGGTCTCGCCCTGCCCGCCGTACCGCTTCGGGATCGTCAGCCCGACGAGCCCGGCCTCGAGGACGGCCTCGAACGTCTTGCGCGGGAACTCCTCGGTCTCGTCCCAGTGGCCGGCCATGGGCCGGAGCTC
Proteins encoded in this region:
- a CDS encoding acyl-CoA dehydrogenase family protein, which encodes MSLRPQLDRTVYAAEHRDFGETVGAFLRNDVAPRVAGFEAAGMVDRDVYLAAGKLGLVGLQIPEEYGGGGQDGFLFNCVVTERVAYERVTLGSLRVHTDVVTPYMLSLATGEQKRRWLPGMASGELMTSIAMTEPGTGSDLAGMRTTLCRDGDDWILNGAKTFITGGAQSDLVLVVARSSSSEDDRRAGLTIVVVEAGMPGFTRGAKLDKLGLRAQDTNELFFDDVRVPAANVLGEEGEAFRYLSSHLAQERLSIAVNSQAQAVAALDLTCDYVRDREVFGQRLGGFQNTRFVLAEQATQIAAGQALVDQAMARHERGELSPPAAAQVKLFCTELHGRVTDACLQLHGGYGYVWEQDICRMYADARVARIYGGTSEVMKGIIARTLQLT
- a CDS encoding acyl-CoA dehydrogenase family protein; this translates as MNLATTEQADFAASVGSLLRRRDPLEPMRRAPGVRTFDAGLWSELLATGVLEPAEAGDVVTACLVAEALGRAAAPLPFLSASVAGALAGRAGGEVTGLATYGLLAADGTWSAPALELRGGLARGTLPFVPDADVADVVVAPVRAPEGRRLALVPTDGATVEMLENLDATQPLARVVCDASPATLLPADGDALAAAIEEARLLALALHGATLLGLASWLLDTTVEYAGSRVQFGLPIAARQAVKHRCANMLIQVESVRSMVLELAGAIEAGADDRALVAATMMAWTAEAAEEVAGGALQLHGGIGFTWEHDLHHYFKRCTVGALLLGTAGHHRARVAAALTA
- a CDS encoding IclR family transcriptional regulator is translated as MAEGSIARTLRVLEAVCDHGPQTLKVLSERTELAPPTLLRILRLMADEGYVAQQPDRTWRGTMLVWRLGCAVNTSVGLLAISREHTDRLTAELDETSVYAVYEQGAVTYAAHSEPIKPVRAHVRLGQRYRLLAVTTGQAVLAQLDGSFVEQALAEQAASGDARDPEQVAAMLAEIRKRGYAAGPGVRWPDLWGCAAPVFDATGDVVGALGVSIPTARAEEISDRVVARVLQEADAMSTRLGRPAVVREV
- a CDS encoding acyl-CoA dehydrogenase family protein, with the protein product MSVDTTTPEAGSPAEDGPSGQEPMFDVARDVWDPATLDPEPTYDGMWAELTPRQREIRELAREVAVRELRPMAGHWDETEEFPRKTFEAVLEAGLVGLTIPKRYGGQGETLLEGCIVVEELARACLSTAMSVQPFLNGPWRAISVLGTEEMKDRLLPGVADGTNHFAIAMSEPAAGSAGTDLRATLTPDGDGFRLTGTKCWITGGHVADTIIVFARLAGTAGPYGIGAVVLTGRPDGMGEFHIDPKMGIRGVAECLVHFDGVRVDPEDVLVMPEEHSKKGTGILVNQFNPERCGNAAMCTGLGQAALDASVGHLNARRQFGRPLAEFQGLQWKIADMALDVHTARMLLWRAARSGNDGFPDQTETLMAKLHSSEMVQRVTNAAIGVHGARGYSRRWPVERYFRDGRGLTMGGGTPEVMRNVLGAQVLGVSGSQRRR